The following proteins are co-located in the Thermus thermophilus HB8 genome:
- a CDS encoding DUF4395 family protein → MRTDRNQLRFNQALLVLLLPLAALLDLPWLVYLLFLLMASQHTPLDLMAVLKRLLRVPPQMVDEDPRPHRFARFLGAVFLGLASLALLLGLKPLGYALALLVALLAFVNLAFGFCLGCFLYLHLRYARALFTGK, encoded by the coding sequence ATGCGGACGGACCGGAACCAGCTCCGCTTCAACCAGGCCCTCCTCGTCCTCCTTCTGCCCCTGGCGGCGCTTCTGGACCTGCCCTGGCTCGTCTACCTCCTCTTCCTCCTCATGGCGAGCCAGCACACCCCCCTGGACCTGATGGCGGTCCTTAAGCGCCTCCTCCGGGTTCCCCCGCAGATGGTGGACGAGGACCCGAGGCCCCACCGCTTCGCCCGCTTTTTGGGGGCGGTCTTCCTGGGGCTTGCCTCCTTGGCCCTCCTCCTCGGCCTGAAGCCTTTGGGCTACGCCCTCGCCCTCCTCGTGGCCCTCCTCGCCTTCGTCAACCTGGCCTTCGGCTTCTGCCTCGGCTGCTTCCTCTACCTCCACCTCCGCTACGCCCGCGCCCTCTTCACCGGGAAATAG
- a CDS encoding sulfite oxidase-like oxidoreductase codes for MTWPAFSLGVWGYPERMDPRVPPGQFVTERFPILTYGETPKVAKEAWRLEVTGLVETPLVLTYEDLLARPQVELTRDFHCVTRWSRLDVTWKGVRTRDLLEEARPRPEAVAALVESYGGYTTNLLLEDLLREDVLLAHTLFGKPLPPERGGPVRLLVPHLYAWKSAKWVRRIVLLDHLELGFWERLGYHWRGDPWKEERFQEGPVPAHRIRFAARNKPGR; via the coding sequence ATGACCTGGCCCGCTTTCTCCCTCGGGGTTTGGGGCTATCCTGAGCGTATGGACCCCCGCGTGCCCCCGGGCCAGTTCGTCACGGAGCGCTTCCCCATCCTCACCTACGGGGAGACCCCAAAGGTCGCCAAGGAGGCGTGGCGCCTCGAGGTCACGGGACTCGTGGAAACGCCCCTCGTCCTCACCTACGAGGACCTCCTCGCCCGGCCCCAGGTGGAGCTCACCCGGGACTTCCACTGCGTCACCCGCTGGAGCCGCCTGGACGTGACCTGGAAGGGGGTGCGGACGCGGGACCTCCTGGAAGAGGCCCGCCCCAGGCCCGAGGCCGTGGCCGCCTTGGTGGAAAGCTACGGGGGCTACACCACCAACCTCCTCCTGGAGGACCTCCTTAGGGAGGACGTGCTCCTCGCCCACACCCTCTTCGGCAAGCCCCTCCCCCCGGAAAGGGGAGGCCCCGTCCGCCTCCTCGTGCCCCACCTCTACGCCTGGAAGAGCGCCAAGTGGGTGCGCCGCATCGTGCTTTTGGACCACCTGGAGCTCGGCTTCTGGGAGCGGCTGGGCTACCACTGGCGGGGGGACCCCTGGAAGGAGGAGCGCTTCCAGGAGGGGCCGGTCCCCGCCCACCGGATCCGGTTTGCGGCGCGCAACAAACCTGGGCGTTAA
- a CDS encoding SAM hydrolase/SAM-dependent halogenase family protein has product MRPVYFLSDFGLEDPYVAVVKAVLAERAPGPAVVDLAHALPPQDLRRAAYALFEALPYLPEGAVVLAVVDPGVGTARRAVAALGRWTYVGPDNGLFTLAWLLDPPRRAFLLEPPRPRPKAALPGWAPGEATFHGRDVFAPAAAHLALGLPPEGLGPEVPVETLARLPLALTEGPEGEVLTFDRFGNAITTLLRAPVGGFVEVGGRRVPVRRTFGEVPEGAPVAYLGSAGLLEVAVNRGSAREALGLKEGMPVRLL; this is encoded by the coding sequence GTGCGGCCCGTCTACTTCCTCTCGGATTTCGGCCTCGAGGACCCCTACGTGGCCGTGGTGAAGGCGGTGCTGGCGGAGCGGGCCCCGGGGCCGGCCGTGGTGGACCTGGCCCACGCCCTCCCGCCCCAGGACCTGAGGCGGGCGGCCTACGCCCTCTTTGAGGCCCTGCCCTACCTCCCCGAGGGGGCGGTGGTCCTGGCCGTGGTGGACCCGGGGGTGGGGACGGCGCGCCGGGCGGTGGCCGCCCTGGGGCGGTGGACCTACGTGGGCCCGGACAACGGCCTCTTCACCTTGGCCTGGCTTCTGGACCCTCCCCGGCGGGCCTTCCTCCTGGAGCCGCCCAGGCCCCGGCCCAAGGCCGCCCTCCCGGGCTGGGCCCCCGGGGAGGCCACCTTCCACGGCCGGGACGTCTTCGCCCCCGCGGCCGCCCACCTGGCCCTGGGCCTCCCCCCGGAGGGGCTTGGGCCGGAGGTGCCGGTGGAGACCCTGGCCCGTCTCCCCCTCGCCCTCACGGAGGGGCCGGAAGGGGAGGTCCTCACCTTTGACCGCTTCGGCAACGCCATCACCACCCTCCTCCGGGCGCCGGTGGGCGGCTTCGTGGAGGTGGGGGGAAGGCGGGTGCCCGTGCGCCGCACCTTCGGGGAGGTTCCGGAAGGGGCCCCGGTGGCCTACCTGGGGAGCGCGGGGCTTTTGGAGGTGGCGGTGAACCGGGGGAGCGCCCGGGAGGCCTTGGGGCTTAAGGAGGGGATGCCCGTCCGCCTCCTCTAG
- a CDS encoding DUF190 domain-containing protein: protein MRLEGEALLLRVFLGESDRYEGRPLYEAIVLEARRRGLSGATVLKGFMGFGAHSRIHTAKILQLSEDLPVVVEIVDTEEKIQAFLPVLDGMVREGLVTLEKVRVLLYRSR, encoded by the coding sequence ATGCGCTTGGAGGGCGAGGCCCTGCTCCTCCGCGTCTTCCTGGGGGAGTCGGACCGGTATGAAGGGAGGCCCCTTTACGAGGCCATCGTCCTCGAGGCCCGGCGCCGCGGCCTTTCCGGGGCCACGGTCCTCAAGGGCTTCATGGGCTTTGGGGCCCACTCCCGCATCCACACCGCCAAGATCCTCCAGCTCTCCGAGGACCTCCCCGTGGTGGTGGAGATCGTGGACACGGAGGAGAAGATCCAGGCCTTTCTCCCCGTGCTGGACGGGATGGTGCGGGAGGGGCTCGTCACCTTGGAGAAGGTGCGGGTCCTCCTCTACCGGAGCCGGTGA
- a CDS encoding tetratricopeptide repeat protein, with protein MRGVWALAVALGLAWGQGGDYAARCARLYAQGALEAAQATCELGLVVAPQDREVLRLLVRIHLDKGEVAQAQAYLDRLGEDPEAPYLRARALLAEGRYREVLALGLEGTEGRLLRALALERLGRLEEALALARGLPLDREVRLLLGRLYLELGRPLEGVAYLGDTPEEVVLKGRLLLAGGRLAEAASLLEEVRSRLSPESPLYREALAALVLARFGRLDGQGGFSVLGELAQVENLPGLGLARLWPWLLCAVAFLGLLVYGESRIEPLRTVEVVEDPLPGPGRLYLFALGGLGVALLVSVATGLGLYGNALALFTPYQQGVVLPLFHLAYGLYLFLGLYLWQRRRFPGLLGPKEAWVEGFWVGPLLLGLLWAYGQVRGFLGLGGLPPSLLTFLGLALAEPFFRGLVPWVFRERYRDLALPLAALFFAVAWPGPALFLLLVGWLLLRLKERTGGLLGLALGWVVAGVVMGLFPSAWLRRF; from the coding sequence ATGCGCGGCGTCTGGGCGCTGGCGGTGGCCTTGGGCCTCGCCTGGGGCCAAGGGGGGGACTACGCGGCCCGGTGCGCCCGCCTCTACGCCCAGGGGGCGCTGGAGGCGGCCCAGGCCACCTGCGAGCTGGGCCTCGTGGTCGCCCCCCAGGACCGGGAGGTCCTGCGGCTTCTCGTGCGCATCCACCTGGACAAGGGGGAGGTGGCCCAGGCCCAGGCCTACCTGGACCGCCTGGGCGAGGACCCGGAGGCCCCCTACCTCCGGGCCCGGGCCCTCCTCGCCGAGGGGCGGTACCGGGAGGTTCTGGCCCTGGGCCTCGAGGGGACGGAGGGGAGGCTTCTCCGCGCCCTCGCCTTGGAGCGCCTCGGGCGCCTCGAGGAGGCGTTGGCCCTGGCCCGGGGCCTTCCCTTGGACCGGGAGGTGCGGCTCCTTTTGGGGCGGCTTTACCTGGAGCTGGGCCGGCCCCTGGAGGGGGTGGCCTACCTGGGGGACACCCCGGAGGAAGTGGTCCTCAAGGGGCGGCTCCTCCTGGCCGGGGGGCGGCTTGCCGAGGCGGCCTCCCTCCTGGAGGAGGTCCGCTCCCGGCTTTCCCCGGAAAGCCCCCTCTACCGGGAGGCCCTCGCCGCCTTGGTCCTCGCCCGCTTCGGGCGGCTGGACGGGCAGGGGGGGTTTTCCGTTCTGGGGGAGCTCGCCCAGGTGGAGAACCTCCCCGGCCTGGGGCTTGCCCGCCTCTGGCCCTGGCTCCTCTGCGCGGTGGCCTTCCTCGGGCTTCTCGTCTACGGGGAAAGCCGCATTGAGCCTTTGCGCACCGTGGAGGTGGTGGAGGACCCCCTGCCCGGCCCGGGGCGGCTCTACCTCTTCGCCCTGGGGGGGCTTGGGGTGGCCCTCCTGGTCTCCGTGGCGACGGGGCTTGGGCTTTACGGCAACGCCCTCGCCCTCTTCACCCCCTACCAGCAGGGGGTGGTCCTGCCCCTCTTCCACCTGGCCTACGGCCTCTACCTCTTCCTCGGCCTCTACCTCTGGCAGCGGAGGCGCTTCCCCGGGCTTCTCGGGCCCAAGGAGGCCTGGGTGGAGGGGTTCTGGGTGGGGCCGCTTCTCCTGGGGCTCCTTTGGGCCTACGGCCAGGTGCGGGGCTTCCTGGGGCTTGGGGGCCTGCCCCCAAGCCTCCTCACCTTCCTGGGGCTCGCCCTGGCGGAACCCTTTTTCCGGGGCCTAGTGCCTTGGGTCTTCCGGGAGCGGTACCGGGACCTTGCCCTGCCTTTGGCCGCCCTCTTCTTCGCCGTGGCCTGGCCCGGGCCCGCCCTCTTCCTCCTCCTCGTGGGCTGGCTTCTCCTCCGGCTGAAGGAGCGCACGGGGGGGCTTCTCGGCCTCGCCCTGGGCTGGGTCGTGGCCGGGGTGGTCATGGGGCTTTTCCCCTCGGCCTGGCTTAGGAGGTTTTAG
- the ribH gene encoding 6,7-dimethyl-8-ribityllumazine synthase, with the protein MKPKTLSPILTAKGVRLAIAVGRFNERVTKLLLEGALEAYARLGGDPAEVLVAWVPGSFELPLVAKRLAQRPDVDAVVALGAVIRGETPHFEYVAGQAASGLMQAMLQTEKPIVFGVLTTNTPEEAQERAGGKAGNKGAEAVFTAIEMVRLLEAISR; encoded by the coding sequence ATGAAGCCCAAGACCCTCTCCCCCATCCTCACCGCCAAGGGGGTACGGCTCGCCATCGCCGTGGGCCGCTTCAACGAGCGGGTGACCAAGCTCCTTTTGGAGGGGGCCCTCGAGGCCTACGCCCGCCTGGGCGGGGACCCCGCCGAGGTCCTGGTGGCCTGGGTCCCCGGCTCCTTTGAGCTTCCCCTGGTGGCCAAGCGCCTGGCCCAAAGGCCCGACGTGGACGCGGTGGTGGCCCTGGGGGCGGTGATCCGGGGCGAGACCCCCCACTTTGAGTACGTGGCGGGCCAGGCGGCGAGCGGCCTCATGCAGGCCATGCTCCAGACGGAGAAGCCCATCGTCTTCGGCGTCCTCACCACCAACACCCCCGAGGAGGCCCAGGAGCGCGCCGGGGGCAAGGCGGGCAACAAAGGCGCCGAGGCGGTCTTCACCGCCATTGAGATGGTGCGCCTTCTGGAGGCTATTTCCCGGTGA
- the crcB gene encoding fluoride efflux transporter CrcB has product MERYLLVALGGALGSLLRYGLGALVQGSLGAGFPWSTLFVNALGSFLIGLTLRLSLEGALSGEARLFLAVGVLGGFTTFSSLSYETLALLQGGEVGKALLYAFGSLFLGLFLAFLGYRLGGALVG; this is encoded by the coding sequence GTGGAGCGATACCTCCTGGTGGCCCTGGGCGGGGCGTTGGGCTCGCTTTTGCGCTACGGCCTCGGGGCCTTGGTCCAGGGAAGCCTGGGGGCGGGGTTTCCCTGGAGCACGCTTTTCGTCAACGCCCTGGGGAGCTTCCTCATCGGCCTCACCCTCCGCCTCTCCCTGGAAGGGGCCCTCTCCGGCGAGGCCCGGCTCTTCCTCGCCGTGGGGGTTCTAGGGGGGTTCACCACCTTCTCCTCCTTGAGCTACGAGACCCTCGCCCTCCTCCAGGGAGGCGAGGTGGGGAAGGCCTTGCTCTACGCCTTTGGGAGCCTTTTCCTCGGCCTCTTCCTCGCCTTCTTGGGCTACCGCCTGGGCGGGGCCCTGGTAGGCTAG